The following coding sequences lie in one Lytechinus pictus isolate F3 Inbred unplaced genomic scaffold, Lp3.0 scaffold_20, whole genome shotgun sequence genomic window:
- the LOC129271692 gene encoding protein slit-like, producing MYMLLAVWPVKNASGSASIESTRGCILKNTSLGTKAICTHLHLKSVPQKLPRNTVIFDLSFNMITTLFNSSFLYLPSIASLGLERNVLSQIEHGAFEPLSHLRNLSLTGNRLVSLPSGLFKANHFLSRLILSRNRLIYFPHNALPESKSITKLLLDGNKISLIDSGYFEPLQNCSLDILNLRGNTLHSLQFNIFSYLHSVRWLPLSANNFKNFTPSMVLGRTNITTLDVSNCKIEHIIPWNKSNVSLENYGKISELILNHNKIRHIPDFAFWGFNQTETVLLHYSQVTKLSNKSFCGLDKLVNLDLSYNHLTTLSWNTFSCMEMLSKLTLNNNQITSVSIDLVSGLSSLSHLNLAHNSIKDIERSNVTIPSVEYIDLSSNKFTGIRRFLMWSFTNLKILNMSNNGITRQYSPYSFFNLRHLQELYLTNENHQDINYAFRYLAHLLVLDLSSAPLRLFNLSQFTNTSSLKRLTMRDNSLRSADIYHAETNRTLFWGLSSLETLDLRKNKLDMLAPGTFNPLTNLKILYLSQCTITVLSCGVFDNLTALRTLDLRDNAIMKVPESLLQRQHHLAVLLLGNNKLESIPRMLFKETTSLHSLFIQQNRIAIIEPMTSFPTNTTLRIHAAGNPFSCTCRLSWFVKWLHSDNAELWRPKQTLCSLTSLEAEVNSPLLMFNPDKYCGIDIVMITSVTLSGLLVLVIGWVAYKQRWWLNYKLFLLKLAIFGYEEINHEFDEQEYEYQLNIMYNEEDQEWVDRIMKPVLQERFPHLQKVAFGDNDLNISMFYLNALHYVVDNSFKTVFLISYNCINDAWFLTKVRIALEQINDTKLDMVILIFLEDIRDDDLPYLVRLFLSKNKPYMLWTDDEDGQELFWAQFEKSIRSNKAINSVIPV from the coding sequence ATGTACATGCTTCTGGCTGTGTGGCCTGTCAAGAATGCATCAGGAAGTGCCAGCATTGAGTCAACCAGAGGATGCATCCTCAAGAACACAAGCCTTGGAACAAAAGCAATCTGCACTCACCTACATCTCAAATCTGTTCCTCAGAAACTTCCAAGGAACACAGTAATATTCGATCTCTCCTTCAATATGATAACAACCTTATTCAACAGTTCTTTTTTATATCTTCCTAGCATTGCTTCCTTGGGACTTGAACGCAATGTTCTCTCACAGATAGAGCATGGTGCCTTTGAGCCTCTGAGCCACCTCAGGAACTTAAGTCTAACAGGCAACAGACTGGTTTCTCTTCCATCAGGGTTGTTCAAAGCAAATCATTTCCTCTCTAGACTCATTCTTAGCAGAAACagattgatttattttcctcATAATGCACTGCCTGAGTCTAAAAGCATAACAAAACTTTTGTTAGATGGGAATAAAATCTCTTTGATTGATTCAGGTTACTTTGAACCGCTACAGAACTGCTCACTGGACATCCTAAATCTAAGAGGTAATACCTTACATAGTCttcaattcaacattttctCCTATTTGCATTCAGTGAGGTGGTTGCCGCTGTCagcaaacaattttaaaaactttACCCCCTCCATGGTGTTAGGGAGAACTAATATCACAACTCTAGATGTAAGTAATTGCAAGATAGAGCATATAATTCCATGGAATAAATCAAATGTCTCTCTGGAAAATTATGGTAAAATATCTGAACTAATTttaaatcataacaaaataagaCACATACCAGACTTTGCATTTTGGGGTTTTAATCAGACAGAGACTGTTTTGCTCCACTATAGCCAAGTTACTAAATTATCAAATAAATCATTCTGTGGATTAGATAAGTTAGTTAATCTGGATTTGTCTTACAATCACCTGACAACTCTAAGCTGGAATACATTCTCTTGCATGGAAATGTTATCAAAACTTACGCTCAATAATAATCAGATCACAAGTGTATCCATCGATTTGGTATCAGGCCTATCCTCACTGTCTCACCTCAATTTGGCACATAATAGTATAAAAGATATTGAAAGGAGCAATGTGACAATTCCTTCAGTAGAATATATAGACCTGTCTTCTAACAAATTCACAGGGATAAGGAGGTTCTTAATGTGGAGTTTCACAAATCTTAAGATTCTGAACATGTCTAACAATGGCATCACTCGCCAGTACTCGCCATATTCCTTTTTCAACTTGAGACACCTCCAAGAACTCTATCTTACCAATGAGAATCACCAAGATATCAATTACGCTTTCCGCTACCTGGCGCATCTACTAGTTTTAGACTTATCATCTGCTCCATTAAGGTTGTTTAACCTGAGTCAATTTACAAATACTTCATCGCTCAAAAGGTTAACCATGCGTGACAACAGCCTGAGAAGTGCAGATATATACCATGCTGAAACAAACAGAACCCTCTTTTGGGGACTATCCTCATTGGAGACCCTGGAtctaagaaaaaataagcttgATATGTTAGCACCAGGTACATTCAACCCTTTGACAAATCTCAAGATTCTTTACCTGTCACAGTGTACTATAACGGTTCTGAGCTGCGGTGTCTTTGATAACCTCACTGCCCTTAGAACATTGGACCTCCGTGACAATGCTATCATGAAGGTACCTGAGTCCCTGCTTCAAAGGCAACACCATCTTGCTGTTCTGCtcttaggtaataataaacttGAGTCTATTCCAAGAATGCTGTTCAAGGAAACCACATCTTTGCACAGTCTGTTCATTCAACAAAACAGAATTGCCATAATAGAGCCAATGACGTCGTTTCCAACGAATACGACACTAAGAATACATGCTGCCGGGAACCCATTCTCCTGTACATGCCGCCTGAGTTGGTTTGTAAAATGGCTACATTCAGACAATGCTGAACTCTGGCGTCCAAAGCAAACTCTCTGCTCACTGACATCCCTGGAAGCAGAGGTGAATTCCCCATTACTAATGTTTAACCCAGACAAATATTGTGGAATTGACATTGTGATGATCACAAGTGTAACTCTTTCTGGTCTTCTGGTATTGGTGATTGGCTGGGTGGCTTACAAGCAACGATGGTGGCTAAACTACAAGTTATTCCTCTTAAAGCTGGCTATCTTTGGCTACGAGGAAATCAACCATGAATTTGATGAACAGGAATATGAATACCAGCTAAACATTATGTATAACGAAGAAGACCAGGAATGGGTTGACCGCATCATGAAGCCAGTTCTGCAGGAAAGGTTTCCACATCTTCAGAAAGTGGCCTTCGGTGACAATGACCTTAACATTAGTATGTTCTACCTCAACGCACTTCACTATGTTGTTGATAACAGCTTCAAGACAGTCTTTTTGATTAGTTATAATTGTATAAATGATGCTTGGTTCTTGACCAAGGTGCGTATCGCCCTGGAGCAAATCAATGATACCAAACTGGATATGGTCATTCTAATTTTCCTTGAGGATATCCGGGATGATGACCTTCCATACCTAGTCAGGTTGTTCCTTAGTAAGAACAAACCTTACATGCTCTGGacagatgatgaggatggtcaGGAACTCTTCTGGGCTCAATTTGAGAAGAGCATAAGATCCAACAAGGCTATCAATAGTGTTATACCTGTTTAA